The DNA segment GGGCCATCATTTTAAGCCCGCCGCTGAAGTCATCAAAGCTGACCTGTCCTGTGGCGATAAGGATACGGTCTTTTTCCAACAAATGCTGGAATTTTTCCAATGCTTCGGTGAACAACATCACTTCCAGACGACCTGAGCGGTCGTCTAACGTACAGATCCCAATGCGGTTACCGCGCTTGGTGACCATAACCCGTGCAGCGAGAACCAGCCCCACTGCAACAGTCATTTTACCCCGTTCGGTCGGGTGCATGTCTTTTAAACGCTGGCCGCCGCCATAACGCTCGATTTCTTTAAGGTATTGAGTGATCGGATGGCCGGTGAGATACAGGCCCAGCGTCTCACGTTCACCGTCCAGCACTGTCTGTTCAGGCCAGCGCATGACGTTGGCGTAAGACTTCTCCACCTGCTCCGGGGCTTCAGCCAGAACGCCAAACATATCGACCTGACCGATAGCCTCGGCTTTCGCGTGCTGATCAGCGGCTTTCAGGGCATCCGGCAAAGAACTCATCAATGCGGCGCGATGTGGGCCCAAACGGTCAAACGCACCGGACATAATCAGTTTTTCGAGGATACGCTTGTTGAGTTTTTTCACATCCGCGCGGGCGCAGAGATCAAACAGCTCCCTGAAATATCCCCCTTCGTTACGCGCCTCAATGATCGCTTCAATCGGGCCTTCACCCACGCCTTTGATTGCACCGATACCGTAAACGATTTCACCTTCGTCGTTAACGTGGAAATGATACTGACCGCTGTTAATGTCCGGCGGCAGGATTTTAAGCCCCATACGCCAGCACTCATCCACCAGACCGACCACTTTCTCGGTGTTATCCATATCTGCGGTCATTACGGCCGCCATGAACTCAGCGGGGTAATGCGCTTTCAGCCACAGCGTCTGGTAAGACACCAGCGCGTAAGCAGCGGAGTGGGATTTGTTAAAGCCATACCCGGCGAATTTCTCCACCAGATCGAAGATTTTAATCGCCAGCTCACCGTCGATGCCGCGCGCTTTCGCGCCATCTTCAAATCCGCCACGCTGCTTGGCCATCTCAACCGGGTTTTTCTTACCCATTGCACGACGCAGCATATCCGCGCCGCCCAGTGAATAGCCCGCCAGAACCTGCGCAATCTGCATAACCTGTTCCTGATACAGGATAATGCCGTAGGTCGGCTCCAGTACCGGCTTCAGGGATTCGTGCTGCCACTGGATATCCGGATAGGAGAGCTCTTCGCGACCGTGTTTACGGTCGATGAAGTTATCAACCATGCCGGACTGTAAAGGCCCTGGACGGAACAGCGCCACGAGGGCAATCATATCTTCAAAGCTGTCGGGCTTAAGGCGTTTAATCAAATCTTTCATGCCGCGAGATTCAAGCTGGAAGACCGCGGTGGTCTCCGAGCGTTGCAGCATGTCAAAACTTTTCTTGTCATCGAGCGGAATAGCTGCGATATCCAGCGGCGGCTCGCCCGCTTTGGCACGGCGGGCGTTGATCATCCCGAGCGCCCAGTCGATGATGGTCAGCGTACGCAGGCCGAGGAAGTCGAACTTCACCAGCCCGGCATATTCCACGTCGTTTTTATCGAACTGCGTGACCGGGTGATTACCCTCAGCATCACAATACAGCGGCGCAAAATCGGTAATTTTGGTCGGTGCGATCACCACACCACCGGCGTGTTTACCGGCGTTACGGGTGACCCCTTCCAGCTGACGCGCCATGTCGATCAACGACTTAACTTCTTCATCCGCTTCGTAAATTTCCGGCAACTGCGGTTCAGCCGCAAAGGCTTTTTCCAGTGTCATGCCCGGATCGGGCGGCACCAGTTTGGAAATACGATCGACAAATCCGTACGGATGTCCCAGCACGCGGCCCACGTCGCGGATAACCGCTTTGGCCGCCATCGTACCGAAAGTTATGATCTGCGAAACCGCTTCGCGACCGTACATTTCTGCCACGTGATCGATAACCTGATCGCGTTTCTCCATACAGAAGTCAACGTCAAAGTCGGGCATGGAGACACGTTCAGGGTTAAGAAAACGTTCGAACAGCAGGTCGAATTCAAGCGGATCGAGATCGGTAATTTTTAGCGCATATGCCACCAGAGAACCCGCACCGGAACCACGTCCCGGCCCGACCGGCACGTCGTTATCTTTCGACCACTGAATGAACTCCATCACGATCAGGAAGTAGCCGGGGAAGCCCATCTGGTTGATCACTTTAAGTTCAATATCCAGACGCTCGTCATATTCAGGGCGTCGCTGGGCGCGAACTTCAGGATCGGGGAACAAGAACTCGAGGCGCTCTTCGAGGCCGATTTTCGATTTATCGACCAGGAAATCTTCTGTGGTCATGTCACCGGTCGGGAATTGCGGCAGGAAATACTCGCCCAGACGAATGGTGACGTTACAGCGTTTGGCAATTTCCACACTGTTTTGCAGCGCTTCTGGAATGTCTTCAAACAGCTCGCACATTTCATCTTCACTGCGCATATATTGCTGAGCAGTGTAATTGCGCGGACGCTTTGGATCGTCGAGCGTAAATCCGTCGTGGATCGCTACGCGGATCTCATGGGCGTCAAAGTCTGTCGGCAGCATGAAACGCACATCGTTGGTCGCAACGACCGGCAGGCCACGCTCAGTGGCCAGCGCAACGGCAGCGTGCAGATAGTTTTCTTCTTCGGCGCGGCCGGTACGGATCAGCTCAAGATAATAGCGATCCGGGAAATATTGCTGGTAAAAGTCCAGGCAAAGCTCAACCTGTAAATCGTTACCGCGCATCAGAAACTTGCCGACATCGCCCATTTTGGCGCCAGAAATCAGGATCAATCCTTCATTCAATTCTGCCAGCCATTCGCGGTCGACAATCGGCCCCGCCGCACCATAACCGCGCTGATAAGCACGAGAGATGAGCAACGTCAGGTTCTGATATCCCTGATTGTTCATTGCCAACACCGTCAGCTGCGCCAGTTCATCGCCAAGGATCTCGCTTTGGATGTTCAGATCGGCACCGATGATCGGCTTGATGCCAGCGCCGTGTGCGGCACCGTAAAATTTGACCAGACCGCACAGGTTAGTGAAGTCGGTGATCCCCAGAGCGGGCATGCCGAGTGCCGCTGCGCATTTCACCAGCGGACCCACTTTCGCGAGCCCATCCACCATGGAATAGTCGCTATGTACACGCAGATGAATAAAACGAGGTTCGGCCATGTCCAGAGTCCAGAAATGAGTGAATTAAGGGTTTGTATTTCCCGCTAAGCCAGGAAAGGAACAAGGTGACGCGTTACGCCAGCCCGAGTGCGCGTTTCACTGGTGCGAAACTGCGGCGATGATGCGCTGTCGCGCCAAACCGGGCGAGACTTTCAAGATGCACCGGCGTCGGATAGCCTTTGTGTTTCGCAAAGCCATATTCCGGGAACTGCAAATCCAGTTCAACCATTTCGCGATCGCGGGTGACTTTCGCCAGAATGGATGCCGCACTGATTTCGGCCACTTTGCTGTCCCCTTTCACCACGGCCTGAGAAGCCATCGGAAGCTTTGGACAACGGTTGCCGTCAATCAGCACCATATCTGGCGTGATGCCAAGACCGGCGACGGCTCTTTGCATTGCCAGCATGGTGGCATGCAAAATATTCAGTTCATCGATTTCATGCGGTTCCGCCCGGCCCAGACTCCAGGCGAGCGCTTTCTCTTTAATTTCGATATACAACGCTTCGCGGCGTTTCTCGCTGAGTTTTTTGGAATCCGCCAGACCTTTAATCGGATTGGCTGGATCGAGGATCACTGCAGCGGTCACTACAGCGCCTACCAGCGGGCCACGCCCCACTTCATCCACACCGGCAATGCACACGGCCTGTGGATAGATAAAAACGTTATTCATCGGCTTGCCAGCTCCATTACGGCCTGAGCGGCCTGCTCATCTGCATCACGGCGGATGCTTTCATGCAACTCCAGGAAAGTATTACGCAGTTCCAGGCTCTTCTCACCGCCGGCCAGCAAAGGCAGCAGCGCAGCGGAAAGCTTATCCGGCACACAGTCGGTTTGCAGTAACTCGGTGACGATTTCGCGTCGGGCGAGCAGGTTAGGCAATGAAACGTAGGGAGTTTTCACCAGACGTTCTGCCAGCCAGAAGGTAAATGGCTTCATGCGGTAACCTACCACCATCGGGCATTTCGCCAGCATACACTCGAGCGCAGCCGTACCGGACGCCAGTAGCGCAGCATCGCTTGCGATCATCGCTTCGCGCCCTTTGCCATCGAGCAAATGCGCAGGAAGGTCGGGTGCAATTTCGGCTTTGATACGTTCGAACTGCTCGCGACGTTTGGCATTCACCAGCGGCACAACGATGTGTAAATCCGGATACGTCTGTCGCAGCTGAAGCGCCGTTCTCAGGAAATCAGCACTGAGCATTTCCACTTCAGCATGACGGCTACCCGGCAACAACGCCAGGCAATGCACATCTTCAGGAATGCCCAAAAACAGGCGCGCAGCTTCTTTGTCTGGATGCAGCGGCATCGCGTCAGCCATCGTGTGGCCAATAAAACGGCAGGGAACGTTGAATTTGTCGTAAAACGCTTTTTCGAAAGGCAGAAACGCCAGTACCAGATCGGTGGCTTTTCCAATTTTGAAAACGCGTTTTTGTCGCCATGCCCAGACTGATGGGCTGACATAGTGAATAGTGCGGATACCGCGCTGTTTCAGACGACCTTCGAGCGTGATGTTAAAATCAGGGGCGTCGATGCCCACAAACACATCAGGCTTAAGTTCGCTGAAACGTCGGGTCAAATCTTTGCGGATTTTCAACAAGCGTGGCAGACGCTCTAACACTTCTACCACACCCATTACCGCCAGCTCTTCCATTTCGTACCAGGTTTCACACCCTTCCGCCTGCATCAGCGGACCCGCGACGCCAACAAAACGTGCGTCAGGGTGGTGTTTCTTTAGGGCTCGAATCAGCCCGGCGCCAAGAATGTCACCGGACGTTTCACCGGCCACAAGGCCAATTGTCAGAACAGGCTTTTGCATTATTTTCCGTAGCGCAGATCAGCGAATAATACCGCGGGTTGAGCGACTGAAGAAATCACTGAAAGGTTTGACTTTCGGGAATTCAGCGGCAATCGCAGCGATTTCCGGTTGTGCTTCTTCCAGCGTTTTGCCACTGCGATACAGTAACTTATAAGCATTACGAATAGCGTGCAGGTCTGCTTTCTCAAAACCGCGACGTTTAAGCCCTTCGATGTTAATACCAAAAGGTGTCGCGTGGTTACCCTGCGCAATCACAAACGGAGGCACGTCCTGAGCAACGCCAGAACACCCACCGACCATGACGTGTGCGCCGATGATGCAGAACTGATGCACTGCGGTCATACCACCAATGATAGCGAAATCGTCGATCTCAACATGGCCGCCAAGGGTCGCGTTGTTCGCCAGAATGCAGCGATTTCCAATGACGCAATCATGGGCGATATGCGCGTTAACCATCAACAGGTTATCGCTGCCCACTTTTGTCAGACTACCGCCCTGAACGGTCCCACGATGAATGGTCACGCTCTCACGAATATTGTTGCGATCGCCGACCTCAACGCGTGTTGGTTCACCGGCATACTTCAGGTCCTGGTTAATTTCACCAATGGACACGAACTGGAAGATGCGGTTATCGCGACCAATTTTGGTCACGCCATTAAGAACTACGTGTGATTTAAGCTCAGTACCTTCGCCGATTTCCACCTGGGAACCGACATAACAGAAGGGACCGATATGAACACCAGCACCGATAACGGCACCTTCTTCAACAATAGCGCTTGGATGTATATAGGCGGTTTTGTCTATCATGTATTAAGACTCCCGGCGACGGGCGCACATCATTGATGCCTCGCAAGCAATCTCACCATCTACTTTCGCGACACCTTTAAAACGAGCAACACCACGACGCTCTTTAATGAATTCAACTTCCAGAATCATTTGGTCACCCGGCAACACCGGACGTTTGAAGCGTGCATCATCAATTGCTGCAAAATAATACAGTTCGCCCGGTTCCAGTTTTCCAACGCTTTTAAACGCCAGAATACCAGTGGCCTGTGCCATGGCTTCCAGAATCAAAACACCTGGAAAAATCGGCTTGCCTGGGAAATGTCCCTGGAAA comes from the Enterobacteriaceae bacterium Kacie_13 genome and includes:
- the dnaE gene encoding DNA polymerase III subunit alpha; amino-acid sequence: MAEPRFIHLRVHSDYSMVDGLAKVGPLVKCAAALGMPALGITDFTNLCGLVKFYGAAHGAGIKPIIGADLNIQSEILGDELAQLTVLAMNNQGYQNLTLLISRAYQRGYGAAGPIVDREWLAELNEGLILISGAKMGDVGKFLMRGNDLQVELCLDFYQQYFPDRYYLELIRTGRAEEENYLHAAVALATERGLPVVATNDVRFMLPTDFDAHEIRVAIHDGFTLDDPKRPRNYTAQQYMRSEDEMCELFEDIPEALQNSVEIAKRCNVTIRLGEYFLPQFPTGDMTTEDFLVDKSKIGLEERLEFLFPDPEVRAQRRPEYDERLDIELKVINQMGFPGYFLIVMEFIQWSKDNDVPVGPGRGSGAGSLVAYALKITDLDPLEFDLLFERFLNPERVSMPDFDVDFCMEKRDQVIDHVAEMYGREAVSQIITFGTMAAKAVIRDVGRVLGHPYGFVDRISKLVPPDPGMTLEKAFAAEPQLPEIYEADEEVKSLIDMARQLEGVTRNAGKHAGGVVIAPTKITDFAPLYCDAEGNHPVTQFDKNDVEYAGLVKFDFLGLRTLTIIDWALGMINARRAKAGEPPLDIAAIPLDDKKSFDMLQRSETTAVFQLESRGMKDLIKRLKPDSFEDMIALVALFRPGPLQSGMVDNFIDRKHGREELSYPDIQWQHESLKPVLEPTYGIILYQEQVMQIAQVLAGYSLGGADMLRRAMGKKNPVEMAKQRGGFEDGAKARGIDGELAIKIFDLVEKFAGYGFNKSHSAAYALVSYQTLWLKAHYPAEFMAAVMTADMDNTEKVVGLVDECWRMGLKILPPDINSGQYHFHVNDEGEIVYGIGAIKGVGEGPIEAIIEARNEGGYFRELFDLCARADVKKLNKRILEKLIMSGAFDRLGPHRAALMSSLPDALKAADQHAKAEAIGQVDMFGVLAEAPEQVEKSYANVMRWPEQTVLDGERETLGLYLTGHPITQYLKEIERYGGGQRLKDMHPTERGKMTVAVGLVLAARVMVTKRGNRIGICTLDDRSGRLEVMLFTEALEKFQHLLEKDRILIATGQVSFDDFSGGLKMMARDIMDISEAREKYARGLAISLTDRQIDDQLLNRLRQSLEPHRSGTIPVHLYYQRENARARLRFGASWRVTPTDKLLLDLRGLVGSEQVELEFD
- the rnhB gene encoding ribonuclease HII; this translates as MNNVFIYPQAVCIAGVDEVGRGPLVGAVVTAAVILDPANPIKGLADSKKLSEKRREALYIEIKEKALAWSLGRAEPHEIDELNILHATMLAMQRAVAGLGITPDMVLIDGNRCPKLPMASQAVVKGDSKVAEISAASILAKVTRDREMVELDLQFPEYGFAKHKGYPTPVHLESLARFGATAHHRRSFAPVKRALGLA
- the lpxB gene encoding lipid-A-disaccharide synthase, with amino-acid sequence MQKPVLTIGLVAGETSGDILGAGLIRALKKHHPDARFVGVAGPLMQAEGCETWYEMEELAVMGVVEVLERLPRLLKIRKDLTRRFSELKPDVFVGIDAPDFNITLEGRLKQRGIRTIHYVSPSVWAWRQKRVFKIGKATDLVLAFLPFEKAFYDKFNVPCRFIGHTMADAMPLHPDKEAARLFLGIPEDVHCLALLPGSRHAEVEMLSADFLRTALQLRQTYPDLHIVVPLVNAKRREQFERIKAEIAPDLPAHLLDGKGREAMIASDAALLASGTAALECMLAKCPMVVGYRMKPFTFWLAERLVKTPYVSLPNLLARREIVTELLQTDCVPDKLSAALLPLLAGGEKSLELRNTFLELHESIRRDADEQAAQAVMELASR
- the lpxA gene encoding acyl-ACP--UDP-N-acetylglucosamine O-acyltransferase, whose translation is MIDKTAYIHPSAIVEEGAVIGAGVHIGPFCYVGSQVEIGEGTELKSHVVLNGVTKIGRDNRIFQFVSIGEINQDLKYAGEPTRVEVGDRNNIRESVTIHRGTVQGGSLTKVGSDNLLMVNAHIAHDCVIGNRCILANNATLGGHVEIDDFAIIGGMTAVHQFCIIGAHVMVGGCSGVAQDVPPFVIAQGNHATPFGINIEGLKRRGFEKADLHAIRNAYKLLYRSGKTLEEAQPEIAAIAAEFPKVKPFSDFFSRSTRGIIR
- the fabZ gene encoding 3-hydroxyacyl-ACP dehydratase FabZ, giving the protein MTTDTHTLRIEEILDLLPHRYPFLLVDRVLDFEKGKFLRAVKNVSFNEPFFQGHFPGKPIFPGVLILEAMAQATGILAFKSVGKLEPGELYYFAAIDDARFKRPVLPGDQMILEVEFIKERRGVARFKGVAKVDGEIACEASMMCARRRES